CGGAGGGTTCGCCCTCTGGGGATATTTTGCATGGGGTTTCACCCAGTTGTGCGGCAGGCTCAGGCCAGCGCAGTAAGATCGTAATCGGTATTTTCCACGATGTCGCACTCCACAAGAGCGCCCGGTGCCACTCCCGGCCCGCTTACGTAGGTGATGCCGTCAACCTCGGGGGTCTGAAACCACACCCGGCCGCTGTGCAGACCTGGCCACTCGGGGTGCGGAGCGTCCACCAGTACCTGCATGCGGCTGCCCACATGGGCGGCAAGTTGCTCGTTGCTGATATCGGCCTGAATTTCCATGAGCGAATCGCGCCGCCACTGCTTGACCTCGTCAGGAACCTGATCGGGCAAGGTGGCCGCCACAGTGCCCTCTTCCGCATGGTAGGCAAAAACACCCACATGCAGAAAACGGCTTTCTTCCACAAAGCGGCACAGGGCTTCAAAATGCTCTTCGGTTTCACCGGGGTAACCCACAATAAAGGTCGTGCGCAGCGCGGCATCGGGAAGTACCGACCGCACGGTGTCGAGCACTCGCCTGGGGTCGCCAGCAAATGGCCGTCCCATACGCGAAAGCACGTCAGGATGCGCATGCTGCAAGGGGATATCGAGATAGGGCAGAAGGGGCGCGCCGCAATCGCGTATAAAGCGCAAAAGCTCTGGCGTTACGCCGCTTGGGTACAGATAGAGCAGGCGCAGCCACGCCAGCCCGTCAAGGCCTACCAGCTTTTCAAGCAGACTGGGCAAGCCGTGCTTGAGACCAAGGTCAACGCCCCACGAGGTCAGATCCTGCGCCACAAGGTCAAGCTCACGAACTCCCTGGGCCAGCAGGGCCCTGGCTTCGTCAACAATATCCTCT
The sequence above is drawn from the Desulfovibrio sp. genome and encodes:
- the rimO gene encoding 30S ribosomal protein S12 methylthiotransferase RimO gives rise to the protein MTTAKISSLKVWSLSLGCPKNRVDSERLLGSLGVAVQHVEHMGKARLVFINTCGFIDPAVRESVRAVVDAIQRLGKCKTKPLLAVGGCMVGRYGAEELAAELPEVDLWLPTAEMPRWPAMVTAALALPESPARIAGGGRLLSTGPSYAWLKVGEGCRHKCAFCTIPSIRGGLKSLAAEDIVDEARALLAQGVRELDLVAQDLTSWGVDLGLKHGLPSLLEKLVGLDGLAWLRLLYLYPSGVTPELLRFIRDCGAPLLPYLDIPLQHAHPDVLSRMGRPFAGDPRRVLDTVRSVLPDAALRTTFIVGYPGETEEHFEALCRFVEESRFLHVGVFAYHAEEGTVAATLPDQVPDEVKQWRRDSLMEIQADISNEQLAAHVGSRMQVLVDAPHPEWPGLHSGRVWFQTPEVDGITYVSGPGVAPGALVECDIVENTDYDLTALA